From the genome of Triticum aestivum cultivar Chinese Spring chromosome 3B, IWGSC CS RefSeq v2.1, whole genome shotgun sequence, one region includes:
- the LOC123064806 gene encoding uncharacterized protein isoform X1 — protein sequence MGSPTPPPPPTTPSSRASCYSLRLRRRRAVAGLRRSRQPRGKMKLMYFLMDGEGEEQRCRAEELRLEVSELEAVLAKEERLSRVLRCSLQAGRLDAAACRCCLSAHLVPAKIRGLLAELAIVEDEIFYLEKKVDDLRTRLLRERNWTHHCILQQQQRQRQQDWPPGRHCIGRRELHGGEQLPRLPGPGGGGGGDGGGLERESKASAGSASSQGEETDQSRRSSHSFENLRPPERKICSSSPNKLSEELIKLTVTIFHKLSRTTDHADPELELSSAPKLNITSCIGSSRSLAPKLSSSSSSDRAAPSPIRSVKSRAAAPLECGGDEGEPAGRCERFVEFTRSSFDSSRVWLCLADIKNLRVLMNKLCTVDPSFLTNKQKLAFWLNIYNFCVMHAFLQHGLPPSPDKLLALLNQASVNVGGRVLSVLSIERLFLRHPPDEGNKQGMMMEEGERDMQLCYGLGYPEPNVVFALCRGSRSSPPCRSGCTRRRRCRASWRRPRWSTWSGASAWPARGGRRRSRRPRRRRRRSCCPSCCTGTCGASPTTWSRCWSGSTASSRAPPGRPSSRGPSGNSSTAAGRRRRRRWWRSSLTTPTSDTYCPSSRECIYCRAEHIVVRIRLHIYGVVLSLSTYVLLRIVKLIFV from the exons ATGgggtcgccgacgccgccgccgccaccgacgacgcCATCATCACGGGCCAGCTGTTACTCCCTGCGCCTCCGCCGGAGGCGGGCGGTGGCGGGTTTAAGAAGGAGCAGGCAGCCGCGGGGCAAGATGAAGCTCATGTACTTTCTGATGGACGGCGAGGGGGAGGAGCAGCGGTGccgggcggaggagctccggctGGAGGTGTCGGAGCTGGAGGCCGTGCTGGCCAAGGAGGAGCGCCTCAGCCGGGTCCTCCGCTGCTCGCTCCAGGCCGGCCGCCTGGACGCCGCCGCCTGCCGGTGCTGCCTCTCCGCCCACCTCGTCCCGGCCAAG ATCAGGGGGCTCCTCGCGGAGCTGGCGATTGTGGAGGACGAGATATTCTACCTCGAGAAGAAGGTCGACGACCTGCGGACGCGCCTCCTCCGGGAGCGCAACTGGACCCACCACTGCATTcttcagcagcagcagcggcagcggcagcaggactGGCCGCCGGGCCGGCACTGCATTGGCCGGAGGGAGCTCCATGGCGGCGAGCAGCTCCCAAGGCTGCCtggtccaggcggcggcggcggcggcgatggaggaggTCTCGAGCGTGAGAGCAAGGCCTCTGCTGGGTCTGCCTCTTCGCAAG GCGAGGAGACTGATCAGAGCAGAAGAAGCAGCCACTCTTTTGAAAATCTCAGGCCTCCAGAAAGGAAAATCTGCTCGAGCAGTCCAAACAAGCTGTCAGAAGAGCTCATCAAGCTGACGGTGACCATCTTCCACAAGCTGAGCAGGACAACGGATCATGCAGACCCAGAGCTGGAGCTGAGCAGCGCGCCGAAGCTCAACATCACCTCCTGCATAGGCTCCTCCAGAAGCCTCGCCCCCAAgttgtcctcgtcgtcgtcgagcgACCGTGCGGCGCCGTCGCCCATCCGCTCCGTCAAGAGCCGTGCAGCAGCGCCCCTGGAGTGCGGCGGCGACGAAGGGGAGCCGGCCGGCCGGTGCGAGAGGTTCGTCGAGTTCACCCGGAGCTCGTTCGACTCGAGCCGCGTGTGGCTGTGCCTCGCTGACATCAAGAACTTGAG AGTGCTGATGAACAAGCTGTGCACCGTGGATCCGAGCTTCCTGACCAACAAGCAGAAGCTGGCCTTCTGGCTCAACATCTACAACTTCTGcgtgatgcat GCATTTCTTCAGCACGGTCTGCCTCCATCGCCGGACAAGCTGCTGGCCCTGCTGAATCAGGCTTCAGTGAACGTGGGAGGAAGGGTGCTGAGCGTCCTGTCGATCGAGCGTCTGTTCCTCAGGCACCCCCCTGATGAGGGCAACAAGCAG GGGATGATgatggaggaaggggagagggacaTGCAGCTCTGCTACGGGCTAGGGTACCCTGAACCCAACGTCGTCTTCGCGCTCTGCAGGGGCAGCCGCTCCTCGCCACCG TGCAGGTCCGGGTGTACACGGCGGAGGAGGTGTCGAGCGAGctggaggcggccaaggtggagtACCTGGAGCGGTGCGTCCGCGTggccggcgcgaggaggaagaaggcgaagtcgaaggccgcggcggcggcggcgacgatcgTGCTGCCCAAGCTGCTGCACTGGCACATGCGGTGCTTCGCCGACGACGTGGAGTCGCTGCTGGAGTGGGTCCACAGCCAGCTCCCGCGCGCCACCAGGGCGCCCGAGCTCAAGAGGGCCATCAGGGAACTCCTCCACCGCGGCAGGCCGCCGACGCCGGAGAAGATGGTGGAGATCGAGCCTTACGACGCCGACTTCAGATACCTACTGCCCCTCGTCTCGTGAATGCATATACTGCCGTGCCGAGCATATAGTAGTACGGATTAGGCTGCATATATATGGTGTCGTGCTGTCACTGAGTACGTACGTGTTGCTGCGTATAGTTAAACTTATTTTTGTGTAG
- the LOC123064806 gene encoding uncharacterized protein isoform X2: MGSPTPPPPPTTPSSRASCYSLRLRRRRAVAGLRRSRQPRGKMKLMYFLMDGEGEEQRCRAEELRLEVSELEAVLAKEERLSRVLRCSLQAGRLDAAACRCCLSAHLVPAKIRGLLAELAIVEDEIFYLEKKVDDLRTRLLRERNWTHHCILQQQQRQRQQDWPPGRHCIGRRELHGGEQLPRLPGPGGGGGGDGGGLERESKASAGSASSQGEETDQSRRSSHSFENLRPPERKICSSSPNKLSEELIKLTVTIFHKLSRTTDHADPELELSSAPKLNITSCIGSSRSLAPKLSSSSSSDRAAPSPIRSVKSRAAAPLECGGDEGEPAGRCERFVEFTRSSFDSSRVWLCLADIKNLRVLMNKLCTVDPSFLTNKQKLAFWLNIYNFCVMHAFLQHGLPPSPDKLLALLNQASVNVGGRVLSVLSIERLFLRHPPDEGNKQGMMMEEGERDMQLCYGLGYPEPNVVFALCRGSRSSPPVRVYTAEEVSSELEAAKVEYLERCVRVAGARRKKAKSKAAAAAATIVLPKLLHWHMRCFADDVESLLEWVHSQLPRATRAPELKRAIRELLHRGRPPTPEKMVEIEPYDADFRYLLPLVS; encoded by the exons ATGgggtcgccgacgccgccgccgccaccgacgacgcCATCATCACGGGCCAGCTGTTACTCCCTGCGCCTCCGCCGGAGGCGGGCGGTGGCGGGTTTAAGAAGGAGCAGGCAGCCGCGGGGCAAGATGAAGCTCATGTACTTTCTGATGGACGGCGAGGGGGAGGAGCAGCGGTGccgggcggaggagctccggctGGAGGTGTCGGAGCTGGAGGCCGTGCTGGCCAAGGAGGAGCGCCTCAGCCGGGTCCTCCGCTGCTCGCTCCAGGCCGGCCGCCTGGACGCCGCCGCCTGCCGGTGCTGCCTCTCCGCCCACCTCGTCCCGGCCAAG ATCAGGGGGCTCCTCGCGGAGCTGGCGATTGTGGAGGACGAGATATTCTACCTCGAGAAGAAGGTCGACGACCTGCGGACGCGCCTCCTCCGGGAGCGCAACTGGACCCACCACTGCATTcttcagcagcagcagcggcagcggcagcaggactGGCCGCCGGGCCGGCACTGCATTGGCCGGAGGGAGCTCCATGGCGGCGAGCAGCTCCCAAGGCTGCCtggtccaggcggcggcggcggcggcgatggaggaggTCTCGAGCGTGAGAGCAAGGCCTCTGCTGGGTCTGCCTCTTCGCAAG GCGAGGAGACTGATCAGAGCAGAAGAAGCAGCCACTCTTTTGAAAATCTCAGGCCTCCAGAAAGGAAAATCTGCTCGAGCAGTCCAAACAAGCTGTCAGAAGAGCTCATCAAGCTGACGGTGACCATCTTCCACAAGCTGAGCAGGACAACGGATCATGCAGACCCAGAGCTGGAGCTGAGCAGCGCGCCGAAGCTCAACATCACCTCCTGCATAGGCTCCTCCAGAAGCCTCGCCCCCAAgttgtcctcgtcgtcgtcgagcgACCGTGCGGCGCCGTCGCCCATCCGCTCCGTCAAGAGCCGTGCAGCAGCGCCCCTGGAGTGCGGCGGCGACGAAGGGGAGCCGGCCGGCCGGTGCGAGAGGTTCGTCGAGTTCACCCGGAGCTCGTTCGACTCGAGCCGCGTGTGGCTGTGCCTCGCTGACATCAAGAACTTGAG AGTGCTGATGAACAAGCTGTGCACCGTGGATCCGAGCTTCCTGACCAACAAGCAGAAGCTGGCCTTCTGGCTCAACATCTACAACTTCTGcgtgatgcat GCATTTCTTCAGCACGGTCTGCCTCCATCGCCGGACAAGCTGCTGGCCCTGCTGAATCAGGCTTCAGTGAACGTGGGAGGAAGGGTGCTGAGCGTCCTGTCGATCGAGCGTCTGTTCCTCAGGCACCCCCCTGATGAGGGCAACAAGCAG GGGATGATgatggaggaaggggagagggacaTGCAGCTCTGCTACGGGCTAGGGTACCCTGAACCCAACGTCGTCTTCGCGCTCTGCAGGGGCAGCCGCTCCTCGCCACCG GTCCGGGTGTACACGGCGGAGGAGGTGTCGAGCGAGctggaggcggccaaggtggagtACCTGGAGCGGTGCGTCCGCGTggccggcgcgaggaggaagaaggcgaagtcgaaggccgcggcggcggcggcgacgatcgTGCTGCCCAAGCTGCTGCACTGGCACATGCGGTGCTTCGCCGACGACGTGGAGTCGCTGCTGGAGTGGGTCCACAGCCAGCTCCCGCGCGCCACCAGGGCGCCCGAGCTCAAGAGGGCCATCAGGGAACTCCTCCACCGCGGCAGGCCGCCGACGCCGGAGAAGATGGTGGAGATCGAGCCTTACGACGCCGACTTCAGATACCTACTGCCCCTCGTCTCGTGA